One Arvicanthis niloticus isolate mArvNil1 chromosome 13, mArvNil1.pat.X, whole genome shotgun sequence genomic window carries:
- the Pkdrej gene encoding polycystin family receptor for egg jelly isoform X3 — translation MWPGPALLLLGLGLGLGSQPPPPGPRGLPGVLMGAPGLGQGAESSVRGGGSGGLSPRSAPRRASPTLPRKCPSGAAARVVMKVNSSDPAAATATVSCQRAACILQPVKINRKDQNAPLILSRDEEATLNVTVRWHCSDASVIHKGWEFFSVASVNDTPDWNRPLFLPQLQVTKGFSLHIPKYALPCGVYVFNFTLSITRWDPILPTVTDSDIIYIWVKKRPLKAVLPGASKVTVKFSEELILNGSMSYDPEADIPTEGLIFFWYCTRNPRYYSDSYVLVTNQDVCHPEQDSLDWPWAVGPVLTIPPETLRGNGVYYFRMLVQKQNRTAFSDKTVHVLQGPQPKAHISCIENCGPTVVVSDRFSLSLNCPSCGSRDFYRWSIFSRTGHEMMFDWAGQAVTRRDGAYLSIKAFAFRNFLENRFWVSLILKSWGGVTRTLNHPVVINHGPQGGECKINPASGISMVTKFAVECSDFKDENLPLKYKIIVSELDSLGEISSVEENTLGPIVYWGTQPTTPAFFLPVGTVTNHYNLRLYAQVYDSLGTFSQVMLQATVKVPTVRDSSKNVLQQLFNVTMGPTSSLSTLLQEQNWLQAGYLIYVVTSVLNNIKGELELQDDRTRLLEYLVNQSFMFAMRTVDEIGQSVMVITKLTQKASDLSQKVLKNTMLWLRQADQALQAYQGKNKHLHSQQIEIVSTGILTSLSNLLKLINPYFVFQDPLFVVESLSDTILANKVPGSKTTALRTSNFNMYVEKVEKWNVFKAFRNESLCPNCLHVTLNTSTVPELTPKAPVSMMFCEFTDDPFPWLTYPENISTNVVGFRMTGAADNGTVIEIIPDIAEVYLVRKDLAFSSFNLTVGPGIKSDGFSKMTTGGVTFEVDSRGIGEVLIQIVTNVTMLFEALVYEGNQLTPTNLMAIFLVPHDIPPFAKWSGLFDPTCSVKEARVVCLSSSLLRAIARHRHSFKYNISVVLEASRFVFKPTNKLVRIALFMVHCLDMYGIQSDWQQSSCLLGEKTTWKIVHCICRNVRRSRRQLASMKLNYHHLRTHFVTAKKPKVNPDKVAPQKHPLMSEEGLSWKERLNKWHEYEMKALPSKAAKSTSAAKKTKPFKTSQKHKKADNKAPDPQMSNKNFSNNNLEDSEDVFRKASSTQLHTTEHVQKKTQIILPRWCVYIAWFLVFATSGISSFFIVFYGLTYGYEKSVEWLFASFCSFCQSVFLVQPCKILLMSGTRTQKPKYCKNLSWSSKYHYSEIRLQELKMTPEEMEQLHEDMAYFRSLSVYQPVTEDKIQILRRKKRIQRRSFLFLSYLVTHFIFLTLLLLLIFSLRHNDSFYYNQFIRHRFSVDLAAVMKLGDIYTWLNGVFLPLLHNDPNPTFLPDSSSKILGLPLMRQVRAKPSNSMCLLAKKFVQSSLAGEIHCHPRYGIDPEDTQHYPGIWNKVGKRSTDKTSNGFTYKPPGKKWVYYSYGVLNTYGSGGYAFYFFPKQEMFNSTVRLKELEGKNWLDELTWAVIVELSTLNPDTSLVCSISVVFEVSPLGVVNSSLSVYSFSLADFNRKTSAEIYLYAAILIFFCAYVVDEGYIIMQERASYIRSVYNLLNFSLKCMFALLIVLFFWKHLLATKMVRLYLTDPEAFIPFHAVSRVDHLMRIILAFLLFLTILKTLRYSRFFYNVRLAQKAIQAALPGICHTALVVSVYSFMYVALGYLVFGQHEWNYSNTIHATQTIFSYCVSAFQNTEFSGNKVLGVLYLSSFMLLMICIFINLFQAVILSAYDEMKQPVYEEPSDEAEAITYLCEGLNSGFDFLTSRSRDKDQSDFFVDMLYGQPEKNTRRFLGLKARNINGKKMIYLVV, via the exons ATGTGGCCGGGCCCCGCGCTGCTgctcctgggcctgggcctgggtcTGGGCAGCCAGCCGCCACCCCCCGGCCCTCGCGGGCTGCCGGGCGTGCTCATGGGCGCCCCGGGGTTGGGGCAGGGCGCGGAGAGCAGCGTCCGGGGCGGTGGCTCCGGTGGCCTGTCCCCGCGCTCAGCCCCGCGCCGCGCCAGTCCTACGTTGCCCCGTAAGTGTCCCTCGGGAGCAGCCGCGCGCGTTGTCATGAAAGTCAACTCCTCGGACCCCGCAGCAGCCACAGCTACGGTGTCCTGCCAGAGGGCCGCCTGTATTCTACAGCCAGTGAAGATCAACAGGAAGGACCAGAACGCTCCCCTTATCCTGAGCAGAGACGAGGAAGCCACCCTCAATGTCACTGTGCGTTGGCACTGTTCTGATGCCTCGGTCATTCACAAGGGCTGGGAATTCTTTTCGGTGGCCTCCGTGAACGACACCCCTGACTGGAATCGACCTCTGTTCTTGCCACAGCTTCAGGTGACTAAGGGTTTCTCCCTCCACATTCCCAAATATGCCCTGCCTTGTGGGGTGTATGTGTTTAACTTCACGCTGTCCATCACCAGGTGGGACCCCATCTTGCCCACGGTGACAGACTCGGATATCATCTACATCTGGGTTAAAAAACGCCCCCTGAAGGCTGTTCTTCCTGGAGCCTCCAAAGTAACTGTGAAATTCTCCGAAGAACTGATTCTGAATGGAAGCATGTCCTATGACCCAGAGGCGGACATCCCCACAGAGGGACTCATTTTTTTTTGGTACTGTACCAGAAATCCAAGATACTATAGTGACAGCTATGTATTAGTGACCAACCAGGATGTCTGTCATCCAGAGCAGGATTCACTGGACTGGCCTTGGGCAGTGGGCCCTGTGCTAACCATTCCGCCAGAAACTCTTAGGGGCAATGGTGTGTATTACTTCAGAATGTTGGTACAGAAGCAAAACAGAACTGCATTTTCCGATAAAACCGTACATGTGCTCCAGGGGCCTCAGCCCAAGGCACACATTTCCTGCATTGAAAATTGTGGCCCCACTGTAGTCGTGTCAGAtagattctctctgtctctgaactGCCCAAGTTGTGGCAGCCGGGATTTCTATAGGTGGTCCATTTTTTCTAGAACAGGTCATGAAATGATGTTTGACTGGGCAGGGCAAGCTGTCACCAGGAGAGATGGGGCTTATTTGTCCATAAAAGCTTTTGCCTTTAGGAATTTTTTGGAAAACAGGTTTTGGGTTTCTCTGATTTTGAAATCTTGGGGTGGTGTGACCAGGACCTTGAATCACCCTGTTGTTATTAACCATGGCCCTCAAGGTGGCGAATGCAAGATCAATCCAGCTAGTGGGATTTCCATGGTTACTAAATTTGCTGTTGAATGTAGTGATTTTAAGGATGAGAACCTTCCCCTTAAGTATAAAATAATAGTATCTGAGTTGGACAGCCTTGGCGAAATCAGTTCTGTAGAAGAGAATACACTGGGTCCCATTGTGTATTGGGGGACACAGCCTACAACACCAGCCTTCTTTCTCCCTGTTGGTACGGTAACAAATCACTACAACTTGAGGCTGTATGCTCAGGTCTATGACTCTTTAGGGACTTTTTCTCAAGTGATGTTGCAAGCCACCGTCAAGGTACCGACTGTCAGGGACTCTTCAAAGAACGTTTTACAACAGCTGTTCAACGTCACCATGGGACCAACATCATCACTGTCTACTTTGCTTCAGGAGCAGAACTGGTTACAGGCAGGTTACTTAATTTACGTGGTGACTTCTGTCTTGAATAACATAAAAGGGGAGCTTGAACTTCAAGATGATAGGACCCGTCTCCTGGAGTACCTTGTCAACCAGTCTTTCATGTTTGCTATGCGCACAGTGGATGAAATCGGTCAGTCAGTGATGGTAATTACTAAATTAACCCAGAAAGCCTCTGACCTCAGTCAGAAGGTTTTGAAGAACACCATGTTATGGCTGAGGCAAGCGGACCAAGCCCTCCAAGCATACCAGGGCAAAAACAAACACCTTCACTCCCAACAGATTGAAATTGTGAGCACTGGCATCTTAACCAGCCTGTCTAACCTTCTTAAGCTGATTAATCCCTACTTTGTGTTCCAAGATCCCTTGTTTGTCGTAGAATCGTTATCAGACACAATACTGGCTAACAAGGTGCCAGGGAGCAAAACCACTGCACTGAGGACCAGCAACTTTAACATGTATGTGGAGAAAGTTGAAAAGTGGAATGTCTTTAAGGCCTTCAGAAATGAGTCACTCTGTCCAAACTGCCTTCATGTGACACTGAACACAAGTACGGTCCCCGAGCTAACCCCAAAGGCTCCGGTTTCCATGATGTTTTGTGAGTTCACAGATGACCCCTTTCCTTGGTTGACTTACCCGGAAAACATTTCTACAAATGTGGTTGGGTTCAGAATGACAGGAGCCGCAGATAACGGTACGGTTATAGAGATCATACCTGACATAGCAGAAGTGTACCTCGTCAGAAAAGATCTGGCCTTTTCAAGTTTTAACCTTACTGTGGGACCAGGCATCAAAAGTGATGGGTTCTCAAAGATGACAACAGGTGGAGTCACCTTTGAGGTGGACAGCAGAGGAATTGGGGAGGTACTCATCCAAATTGTCACAAACGTGACAATGTTGTTTGAGGCCTTGGTATATGAAGGCAATCAGCTCACTCCCACCAATTTAATGGCCATTTTCCTTGTTCCTCATGACATTCCTCCCTTTGCCAAGTGGAGCGGTCTGTTTGACCCAACCTGTTCAGTCAAGGAGGCCCGTGTGGTTTGCCTGTCATCATCCCTGCTTCGAGCCATAGCTCGGCACAGACATTCATTCAAGTATAACATATCAGTGGTCCTGGAGGCATCTCGTTTTGTCTTTAAGCCCACTAACAAGCTAGTGAGAATTGCTCTCTTTATGGTTCATTGTTTGGACATGTATGGGATCCAGAGCGATTGGCAACAAAGTAGCTGCTTGCTGGGTGAGAAGACCACCTGGAAAATAGTACACTGTATCTGTAGGAATGTAAGGCGGAGCCGGAGGCAGCTCGCTTCTATGAAACTGAACTACCATCATCTGCGCACCCACTTTGTGACTGCTAAG AAACCTAAAGTGAATCCAGACAAAGTGGCACCCCAGAAGCACCCCCTGATGTCAGAGGAAGGTCTGTCCTGGAAAGAACGATTGAACAAATGGCATGAATATGAAATGAAGGCTCTCCCCAGTAAAGCTGCCAAGTCCACCTCTGCTGCCAAGAAAACGAAGCCCTTTAAAACTTCACAGAAGCATAAGAAAGCAGACAACAAGGCCCCAGACCCACAAATGTCCAATAAGAACTTCAGTAACAATAACCTAGAAGACAGTGAAGATGTCTTTCGAAAAGCTTCCTCTACCCAACTACATACTACTGAGCATGTTCAAAAGAAGACCCAGATTATCCTGCCCAGGTGGTGTGTTTATATAGCCTGGTTTTTGGTGTTTGCCACTTCCGGCATATCgtcattttttattgtattttacgGCCTGACTTATGGCTATGAGAAGTCAGTAGAGTGGCTCTTTGCAtccttctgttccttctgtcAGTCTGTATTCCTTGTACAGCCGTGTAAGATTCTATTGATGTCAGGCACCAGGACCCAAAAGCCCAAGTACTGTAAGAACCTCTCGTGGTCCAGCAAGTACCATTACTCAGAAATCAGGCTGCAGGAGTTGAAGATGACACCAGAGGAGATGGAGCAGCTTCACGAGGACATGGCCTACTTCCGAAGCTTGAGTGTGTACCAGCCGGTCACCGAGGACAAAATCCAGATCCTCAGGCGGAAGAAAAGGATCCAGAGGAGGTCCTTCTTGTTCCTGAGCTACCTCGTGACTCACTTCATATTCCTGACCCTTCTCCTGTTGCTCATTTTCTCACTGCGCCACAACGATAGCTTCTACTATAACCAGTTTATTCGCCACCGGTTCTCCGTGGATCTCGCCGCTGTGATGAAGCTGGGGGATATCTATACATGGCTCAATGGTGTGTTCCTGCCTTTGTTACACAATGACCCAAACCCAACATTCCTTCCGGACAGTTCATCTAAAATCCTTGGCCTTCCACTCATGAGGCAAGTGAGGGCCAAACCTAGCAATAGTATGTGTCTGTTGGCCAAGAAATTTGTACAGAGCAGCCTTGCAGGGGAAATCCATTGTCACCCACGGTACGGCATTGACCCAGAAGACACACAACACTATCCCGGTATCTGGAATAAGGTTGGCAAGCGGTCAACAGACAAAACCAGCAATGGGTTTACTTATAAGCCTCCAGGGAAGAAATGGGTGTATTATTCCTATGGAGTATTAAACACCTATGGATCTGGAGGGTATGCGTTTTACTTCTTTCCAAAGCAAGAGATGTTTAATTCCACAGTGAGACTCAAGGAACTCGAGGGAAAGAATTGGCTTGATGAGCTGACATGGGCCGTGATTGTAGAACTGAGCACTCTGAATCCAGACACCAGTCTGGTGTGTAGCATTTCGGTTGTATTTGAAGTCTCTCCTTTAGGGGTCGTCAACTCCAGCCTCTCTGTGTACTCCTTCTCGCTGGCTGATTTCAACAGGAAAACATCGGCAGAAATCTACCTGTATGCTgccattcttattttcttttgtgccTATGTTGTGGACGAGGGCTACATCATCATGCAAGAGAGAGCTTCCTACATAAGAAGTGTGTACAACCTGCTCAACTTCTCTCTCAAGTGCATGTTTGCTCTCCTGATAGTGCTTTTCTTCTGGAAGCACCTCCTGGCCACCAAAATGGTCAGGCTTTACCTCACTGACCCTGAAGCCTTCATCCCCTTCCATGCCGTTTCTCGGGTTGATCACCTCATGAGAATCATCTTGGCCTTCCTGCTGTTTCTGACCATTCTGAAGACACTCAGGTACTCCAGGTTCTTCTATAATGTGCGCCTGGCTCAGAAAGCCATCCAGGCCGCCCTTCCTGGCATCTGCCACACGGCTTTGGTGGTGTCTGTGTATTCCTTCATGTACGTAGCATTGGGGTACCTGGTGTTTGGTCAGCATGAATGGAATTACAGCAACACGATTCATGCCACCCAAACCATCTTCTCCTACTGTGTGTCAGCCTTTCAGAACACAGAATTTTCTGGCAACAAGGTTCTTGGGGTCCTGTATCTGTCGTCTTTCATGTTGTTGATGATTTGTATCTTCATCAACTTGTTTCAGGCAGTGATTCTGTCTGCCTATGATGAGATGAAGCAGCCTGTGTATGAGGAGCCATCTGATGAGGCCGAGGCTATAACCTATTTATGCGAAGGGCTAAATTCTGGGTTTGACTTTCTCACCTCCCGTTCTAGAGACAAAGACCAATCCGACTTCTTTGTCGACATGCTGTATGGGCAGCCGGAGAAGAATACTCGCCGGTTCCTGGGGCTGAAGGCCAGAAATATTAACGGGAAGAAAATGATTTACCTTGTTGTCTGA
- the Pkdrej gene encoding polycystin family receptor for egg jelly isoform X2, giving the protein MSYDPEADIPTEGLIFFWYCTRNPRYYSDSYVLVTNQDVCHPEQDSLDWPWAVGPVLTIPPETLRGNGVYYFRMLVQKQNRTAFSDKTVHVLQGPQPKAHISCIENCGPTVVVSDRFSLSLNCPSCGSRDFYRWSIFSRTGHEMMFDWAGQAVTRRDGAYLSIKAFAFRNFLENRFWVSLILKSWGGVTRTLNHPVVINHGPQGGECKINPASGISMVTKFAVECSDFKDENLPLKYKIIVSELDSLGEISSVEENTLGPIVYWGTQPTTPAFFLPVGTVTNHYNLRLYAQVYDSLGTFSQVMLQATVKVPTVRDSSKNVLQQLFNVTMGPTSSLSTLLQEQNWLQAGYLIYVVTSVLNNIKGELELQDDRTRLLEYLVNQSFMFAMRTVDEIGQSVMVITKLTQKASDLSQKVLKNTMLWLRQADQALQAYQGKNKHLHSQQIEIVSTGILTSLSNLLKLINPYFVFQDPLFVVESLSDTILANKVPGSKTTALRTSNFNMYVEKVEKWNVFKAFRNESLCPNCLHVTLNTSTVPELTPKAPVSMMFCEFTDDPFPWLTYPENISTNVVGFRMTGAADNGTVIEIIPDIAEVYLVRKDLAFSSFNLTVGPGIKSDGFSKMTTGGVTFEVDSRGIGEVLIQIVTNVTMLFEALVYEGNQLTPTNLMAIFLVPHDIPPFAKWSGLFDPTCSVKEARVVCLSSSLLRAIARHRHSFKYNISVVLEASRFVFKPTNKLVRIALFMVHCLDMYGIQSDWQQSSCLLGEKTTWKIVHCICRNVRRSRRQLASMKLNYHHLRTHFVTAKVIVVPNPVDLRLKVIRNVTQNPVTLLVVLFIMIIYAILAFWALHRDVIDQYLRDNVVILTDNDPFDTICYLVTIFTGSRLGSGTRANVFIQLMGTESTSDVHCLSHPYIKTLYRGSINTFLLTTKNDLGDIYSIRVWHDNSGKAPSWYLSRIKVENLFNRRIWLFVCRRWLSVDTTLDATFSVTNPDDSLKRTDFFMIDLSDKLGKNHMWFSVFTDIVPKPYNRLQRLSCCLAMLLSSLVCNIMFFNLNVKEQTESRQGHIIRSMVIGIESVLITIPVQLLITFFFTYSQKKPKVNPDKVAPQKHPLMSEEGLSWKERLNKWHEYEMKALPSKAAKSTSAAKKTKPFKTSQKHKKADNKAPDPQMSNKNFSNNNLEDSEDVFRKASSTQLHTTEHVQKKTQIILPRWCVYIAWFLVFATSGISSFFIVFYGLTYGYEKSVEWLFASFCSFCQSVFLVQPCKILLMSGTRTQKPKYCKNLSWSSKYHYSEIRLQELKMTPEEMEQLHEDMAYFRSLSVYQPVTEDKIQILRRKKRIQRRSFLFLSYLVTHFIFLTLLLLLIFSLRHNDSFYYNQFIRHRFSVDLAAVMKLGDIYTWLNGVFLPLLHNDPNPTFLPDSSSKILGLPLMRQVRAKPSNSMCLLAKKFVQSSLAGEIHCHPRYGIDPEDTQHYPGIWNKVGKRSTDKTSNGFTYKPPGKKWVYYSYGVLNTYGSGGYAFYFFPKQEMFNSTVRLKELEGKNWLDELTWAVIVELSTLNPDTSLVCSISVVFEVSPLGVVNSSLSVYSFSLADFNRKTSAEIYLYAAILIFFCAYVVDEGYIIMQERASYIRSVYNLLNFSLKCMFALLIVLFFWKHLLATKMVRLYLTDPEAFIPFHAVSRVDHLMRIILAFLLFLTILKTLRYSRFFYNVRLAQKAIQAALPGICHTALVVSVYSFMYVALGYLVFGQHEWNYSNTIHATQTIFSYCVSAFQNTEFSGNKVLGVLYLSSFMLLMICIFINLFQAVILSAYDEMKQPVYEEPSDEAEAITYLCEGLNSGFDFLTSRSRDKDQSDFFVDMLYGQPEKNTRRFLGLKARNINGKKMIYLVV; this is encoded by the coding sequence ATGTCCTATGACCCAGAGGCGGACATCCCCACAGAGGGACTCATTTTTTTTTGGTACTGTACCAGAAATCCAAGATACTATAGTGACAGCTATGTATTAGTGACCAACCAGGATGTCTGTCATCCAGAGCAGGATTCACTGGACTGGCCTTGGGCAGTGGGCCCTGTGCTAACCATTCCGCCAGAAACTCTTAGGGGCAATGGTGTGTATTACTTCAGAATGTTGGTACAGAAGCAAAACAGAACTGCATTTTCCGATAAAACCGTACATGTGCTCCAGGGGCCTCAGCCCAAGGCACACATTTCCTGCATTGAAAATTGTGGCCCCACTGTAGTCGTGTCAGAtagattctctctgtctctgaactGCCCAAGTTGTGGCAGCCGGGATTTCTATAGGTGGTCCATTTTTTCTAGAACAGGTCATGAAATGATGTTTGACTGGGCAGGGCAAGCTGTCACCAGGAGAGATGGGGCTTATTTGTCCATAAAAGCTTTTGCCTTTAGGAATTTTTTGGAAAACAGGTTTTGGGTTTCTCTGATTTTGAAATCTTGGGGTGGTGTGACCAGGACCTTGAATCACCCTGTTGTTATTAACCATGGCCCTCAAGGTGGCGAATGCAAGATCAATCCAGCTAGTGGGATTTCCATGGTTACTAAATTTGCTGTTGAATGTAGTGATTTTAAGGATGAGAACCTTCCCCTTAAGTATAAAATAATAGTATCTGAGTTGGACAGCCTTGGCGAAATCAGTTCTGTAGAAGAGAATACACTGGGTCCCATTGTGTATTGGGGGACACAGCCTACAACACCAGCCTTCTTTCTCCCTGTTGGTACGGTAACAAATCACTACAACTTGAGGCTGTATGCTCAGGTCTATGACTCTTTAGGGACTTTTTCTCAAGTGATGTTGCAAGCCACCGTCAAGGTACCGACTGTCAGGGACTCTTCAAAGAACGTTTTACAACAGCTGTTCAACGTCACCATGGGACCAACATCATCACTGTCTACTTTGCTTCAGGAGCAGAACTGGTTACAGGCAGGTTACTTAATTTACGTGGTGACTTCTGTCTTGAATAACATAAAAGGGGAGCTTGAACTTCAAGATGATAGGACCCGTCTCCTGGAGTACCTTGTCAACCAGTCTTTCATGTTTGCTATGCGCACAGTGGATGAAATCGGTCAGTCAGTGATGGTAATTACTAAATTAACCCAGAAAGCCTCTGACCTCAGTCAGAAGGTTTTGAAGAACACCATGTTATGGCTGAGGCAAGCGGACCAAGCCCTCCAAGCATACCAGGGCAAAAACAAACACCTTCACTCCCAACAGATTGAAATTGTGAGCACTGGCATCTTAACCAGCCTGTCTAACCTTCTTAAGCTGATTAATCCCTACTTTGTGTTCCAAGATCCCTTGTTTGTCGTAGAATCGTTATCAGACACAATACTGGCTAACAAGGTGCCAGGGAGCAAAACCACTGCACTGAGGACCAGCAACTTTAACATGTATGTGGAGAAAGTTGAAAAGTGGAATGTCTTTAAGGCCTTCAGAAATGAGTCACTCTGTCCAAACTGCCTTCATGTGACACTGAACACAAGTACGGTCCCCGAGCTAACCCCAAAGGCTCCGGTTTCCATGATGTTTTGTGAGTTCACAGATGACCCCTTTCCTTGGTTGACTTACCCGGAAAACATTTCTACAAATGTGGTTGGGTTCAGAATGACAGGAGCCGCAGATAACGGTACGGTTATAGAGATCATACCTGACATAGCAGAAGTGTACCTCGTCAGAAAAGATCTGGCCTTTTCAAGTTTTAACCTTACTGTGGGACCAGGCATCAAAAGTGATGGGTTCTCAAAGATGACAACAGGTGGAGTCACCTTTGAGGTGGACAGCAGAGGAATTGGGGAGGTACTCATCCAAATTGTCACAAACGTGACAATGTTGTTTGAGGCCTTGGTATATGAAGGCAATCAGCTCACTCCCACCAATTTAATGGCCATTTTCCTTGTTCCTCATGACATTCCTCCCTTTGCCAAGTGGAGCGGTCTGTTTGACCCAACCTGTTCAGTCAAGGAGGCCCGTGTGGTTTGCCTGTCATCATCCCTGCTTCGAGCCATAGCTCGGCACAGACATTCATTCAAGTATAACATATCAGTGGTCCTGGAGGCATCTCGTTTTGTCTTTAAGCCCACTAACAAGCTAGTGAGAATTGCTCTCTTTATGGTTCATTGTTTGGACATGTATGGGATCCAGAGCGATTGGCAACAAAGTAGCTGCTTGCTGGGTGAGAAGACCACCTGGAAAATAGTACACTGTATCTGTAGGAATGTAAGGCGGAGCCGGAGGCAGCTCGCTTCTATGAAACTGAACTACCATCATCTGCGCACCCACTTTGTGACTGCTAAGGTAATTGTGGTCCCCAACCCTGTGGATCTGAGGCTAAAGGTCATTAGAAACGTTACCCAAAACCCTGTGACCTTACTGGTTGTGCTTTTCATTATGATCATATATGCTATTCTGGCTTTTTGGGCTTTGCACAGGGATGTGATAGACCAGTATCTCCGGGACAATGTGGTAATACTGACCGATAACGATCCATTTGATACCATATGCTACCTGGTAACCATCTTTACTGGGAGTCGCTTGGGGTCTGGAACCAGAGCCAATGTTTTTATCCAGCTTATGGGAACGGAGAGTACCAGTGATGTTCACTGTCTAAGCCATCCATATATTAAAACCCTATACCGAGGAAGTATCAACACTTTCCTCCTAACGACAAAAAATGACTTGGGGGACATCTATTCTATCCGCGTGTGGCATGACAATTCAGGCAAAGCACCTAGCTGGTACCTAAGTCGAATCAAAGTAGAAAATCTCTTCAACAGGCGCATTTGGCTTTTTGTGTGCCGGAGGTGGCTCTCTGTGGACACCACTTTGGATGCAACATTTTCTGTCACCAACCCGGATGACTCTCTGAAAAGGACAGACTTCTTCATGATTGATCTGAGTGATAAGCTTGGGAAAAACCACATGTGGTTCTCTGTTTTCACGGACATTGTCCCCAAACCATACAACAGGCTCCAGAGGCTGTCCTGCTGCTTGGCCATGTTGCTAAGCTCTCTTGTTTGTAATATCATGTTTTTTAACCTGAACGTAAAGGAGCAAACTGAGTCCAGACAGGGGCATATCATCAGGTCAATGGTGATAGGAATTGAAAGTGTCTTAATCACAATCCCTGTGCaattattaataacatttttcttCACCTATTCCCAAAAGAAACCTAAAGTGAATCCAGACAAAGTGGCACCCCAGAAGCACCCCCTGATGTCAGAGGAAGGTCTGTCCTGGAAAGAACGATTGAACAAATGGCATGAATATGAAATGAAGGCTCTCCCCAGTAAAGCTGCCAAGTCCACCTCTGCTGCCAAGAAAACGAAGCCCTTTAAAACTTCACAGAAGCATAAGAAAGCAGACAACAAGGCCCCAGACCCACAAATGTCCAATAAGAACTTCAGTAACAATAACCTAGAAGACAGTGAAGATGTCTTTCGAAAAGCTTCCTCTACCCAACTACATACTACTGAGCATGTTCAAAAGAAGACCCAGATTATCCTGCCCAGGTGGTGTGTTTATATAGCCTGGTTTTTGGTGTTTGCCACTTCCGGCATATCgtcattttttattgtattttacgGCCTGACTTATGGCTATGAGAAGTCAGTAGAGTGGCTCTTTGCAtccttctgttccttctgtcAGTCTGTATTCCTTGTACAGCCGTGTAAGATTCTATTGATGTCAGGCACCAGGACCCAAAAGCCCAAGTACTGTAAGAACCTCTCGTGGTCCAGCAAGTACCATTACTCAGAAATCAGGCTGCAGGAGTTGAAGATGACACCAGAGGAGATGGAGCAGCTTCACGAGGACATGGCCTACTTCCGAAGCTTGAGTGTGTACCAGCCGGTCACCGAGGACAAAATCCAGATCCTCAGGCGGAAGAAAAGGATCCAGAGGAGGTCCTTCTTGTTCCTGAGCTACCTCGTGACTCACTTCATATTCCTGACCCTTCTCCTGTTGCTCATTTTCTCACTGCGCCACAACGATAGCTTCTACTATAACCAGTTTATTCGCCACCGGTTCTCCGTGGATCTCGCCGCTGTGATGAAGCTGGGGGATATCTATACATGGCTCAATGGTGTGTTCCTGCCTTTGTTACACAATGACCCAAACCCAACATTCCTTCCGGACAGTTCATCTAAAATCCTTGGCCTTCCACTCATGAGGCAAGTGAGGGCCAAACCTAGCAATAGTATGTGTCTGTTGGCCAAGAAATTTGTACAGAGCAGCCTTGCAGGGGAAATCCATTGTCACCCACGGTACGGCATTGACCCAGAAGACACACAACACTATCCCGGTATCTGGAATAAGGTTGGCAAGCGGTCAACAGACAAAACCAGCAATGGGTTTACTTATAAGCCTCCAGGGAAGAAATGGGTGTATTATTCCTATGGAGTATTAAACACCTATGGATCTGGAGGGTATGCGTTTTACTTCTTTCCAAAGCAAGAGATGTTTAATTCCACAGTGAGACTCAAGGAACTCGAGGGAAAGAATTGGCTTGATGAGCTGACATGGGCCGTGATTGTAGAACTGAGCACTCTGAATCCAGACACCAGTCTGGTGTGTAGCATTTCGGTTGTATTTGAAGTCTCTCCTTTAGGGGTCGTCAACTCCAGCCTCTCTGTGTACTCCTTCTCGCTGGCTGATTTCAACAGGAAAACATCGGCAGAAATCTACCTGTATGCTgccattcttattttcttttgtgccTATGTTGTGGACGAGGGCTACATCATCATGCAAGAGAGAGCTTCCTACATAAGAAGTGTGTACAACCTGCTCAACTTCTCTCTCAAGTGCATGTTTGCTCTCCTGATAGTGCTTTTCTTCTGGAAGCACCTCCTGGCCACCAAAATGGTCAGGCTTTACCTCACTGACCCTGAAGCCTTCATCCCCTTCCATGCCGTTTCTCGGGTTGATCACCTCATGAGAATCATCTTGGCCTTCCTGCTGTTTCTGACCATTCTGAAGACACTCAGGTACTCCAGGTTCTTCTATAATGTGCGCCTGGCTCAGAAAGCCATCCAGGCCGCCCTTCCTGGCATCTGCCACACGGCTTTGGTGGTGTCTGTGTATTCCTTCATGTACGTAGCATTGGGGTACCTGGTGTTTGGTCAGCATGAATGGAATTACAGCAACACGATTCATGCCACCCAAACCATCTTCTCCTACTGTGTGTCAGCCTTTCAGAACACAGAATTTTCTGGCAACAAGGTTCTTGGGGTCCTGTATCTGTCGTCTTTCATGTTGTTGATGATTTGTATCTTCATCAACTTGTTTCAGGCAGTGATTCTGTCTGCCTATGATGAGATGAAGCAGCCTGTGTATGAGGAGCCATCTGATGAGGCCGAGGCTATAACCTATTTATGCGAAGGGCTAAATTCTGGGTTTGACTTTCTCACCTCCCGTTCTAGAGACAAAGACCAATCCGACTTCTTTGTCGACATGCTGTATGGGCAGCCGGAGAAGAATACTCGCCGGTTCCTGGGGCTGAAGGCCAGAAATATTAACGGGAAGAAAATGATTTACCTTGTTGTCTGA